A genomic stretch from Chitinophaga agri includes:
- the tnpB gene encoding IS66 family insertion sequence element accessory protein TnpB (TnpB, as the term is used for proteins encoded by IS66 family insertion elements, is considered an accessory protein, since TnpC, encoded by a neighboring gene, is a DDE family transposase.), with the protein MLALSSSCRYFLYTQPIMISSSFYKLAAIVNQQMHLDPLTGDVYIFFNRRATHIKLLQWQQDGFAIYYKRLEKGTFEIPKPGGVQPSLTSTQLMLILQGIQIDKVQYRRRYFRQSADH; encoded by the coding sequence ATGCTGGCACTCTCGTCCTCATGCAGGTATTTTCTGTATACTCAGCCAATCATGATAAGTAGTAGCTTTTACAAACTGGCGGCTATTGTCAATCAACAGATGCATTTGGATCCTTTAACCGGGGATGTCTATATTTTCTTTAACCGCAGAGCTACACATATCAAGCTACTTCAATGGCAGCAAGATGGATTTGCGATTTATTACAAGCGGCTTGAGAAGGGAACATTTGAGATTCCTAAACCAGGTGGGGTACAACCCTCGCTTACTTCTACACAATTGATGCTTATTCTGCAAGGCATTCAGATTGATAAAGTCCAGTACCGCAGGCGGTATTTTCGACAATCTGCCGATCATTAA